One segment of Vibrio gazogenes DNA contains the following:
- a CDS encoding RES family NAD+ phosphorylase produces MYEHNLNEIRDSVGVICGECNQKAYYFNTRNRDFFSEKHCLICSKDKCNGILLEDFVFTLTRKLKNHYKLIKDEMSEAISLNQVLKRFTYDNEQVLKKLAHLLCQENGSYFQLEGRYISIVDDVFKEECEKESIEQWNNFSRELKHIRRFTHTGASRFYEDLIGACMYSVEKNEEFNSALKTIKKGNIFYRGRLAKDDSHKRAISSNPEVELGAPPDFLAANNRMSPSGISFMYTASDPQTAIAELRPYVNDTIAIGEFVSTKDLNFFDFTLLDKMLPKDANILDDPINDKSFQNRYLLGSIHELISRPFRATDISYIETQMFAETIRNYKNGFFHGIIFGSSQRDGGLNYVLFGDISKDENCDEVNKDYHVELDRDLGVKFYKVVKMTASTEELD; encoded by the coding sequence ATGTATGAACATAATTTGAATGAGATTAGAGACTCTGTTGGTGTTATCTGTGGAGAATGCAACCAAAAAGCGTACTATTTTAATACACGAAATAGAGATTTTTTTTCTGAAAAACATTGTCTGATATGCTCGAAAGATAAATGCAATGGCATTCTTTTAGAGGATTTCGTGTTTACGCTAACACGTAAACTCAAAAACCATTATAAACTAATTAAAGACGAAATGTCTGAAGCTATATCGCTTAATCAAGTTTTGAAGCGCTTTACTTATGATAATGAGCAAGTACTCAAAAAACTCGCTCACTTGCTGTGTCAGGAAAATGGGTCTTATTTCCAATTAGAAGGGCGCTATATAAGTATTGTGGATGATGTATTTAAAGAAGAATGCGAAAAAGAATCCATTGAGCAATGGAATAATTTTTCCAGAGAGCTTAAGCATATCCGCCGTTTCACCCATACAGGTGCCTCTCGATTTTATGAAGATTTGATTGGAGCATGTATGTATTCTGTGGAGAAAAATGAAGAATTCAACTCAGCGTTGAAAACAATAAAAAAAGGAAATATTTTCTATCGGGGACGTCTAGCCAAGGATGATTCTCACAAAAGAGCTATCTCTTCAAATCCAGAGGTAGAACTTGGTGCACCGCCAGACTTTCTTGCTGCAAACAATCGAATGAGTCCTTCAGGAATATCCTTTATGTATACTGCAAGTGATCCTCAAACAGCGATAGCAGAGCTTCGTCCCTATGTTAATGACACCATTGCAATCGGGGAATTCGTGAGCACCAAAGACCTCAACTTTTTTGATTTTACCCTTCTGGATAAAATGCTCCCCAAAGACGCTAATATTCTTGATGATCCAATAAATGACAAATCCTTTCAAAACAGATATCTATTGGGGTCTATCCATGAACTGATTTCTAGACCATTCAGGGCAACCGATATAAGTTATATAGAGACCCAGATGTTTGCGGAAACTATTCGCAATTATAAGAATGGGTTCTTTCATGGCATCATATTCGGGTCATCACAGCGAGATGGAGGTTTAAATTATGTTTTATTTGGTGATATATCAAAGGATGAAAACTGTGATGAAGTCAATAAAGATTATCATGTTGAATTAGACCGAGATTTGGGGGTTAAGTTTTATAAAGTGGTAAAAATGACAGCTTCAACAGAAGAATTGGATTAG
- a CDS encoding tyrosine-type recombinase/integrase yields MTSQYHLIATSSDLNIGNVNTFPNEDGELSYSVDKTNSYKGVSLLFDPVGNPIFEVNAFILSRRIIEGLKDTKPSSFAMLSYFRFLDANNIKWDESNHHLKRYPIFLFRNNLENQIAKGNYSRETAKAFLSVVRRFYMFCYRHGYISELPFDIQGVTKYGQNITDCSIRGGYSGTKLRPLDDLDISHVRKNWENNGLSYEFRLAVSLSITTGLRAVEISDIKRDHFCIPKGFDGKTLTGIRIGPSNDCKTKYDLNREISMPVWLMKAFNSYHETSRYKNRATLFYQATGSTNIPALLTKSGNPFNTQMLNVLWGKLRKAIRQHDNKHFSHRLHDLRATFGANKLETLLNLGSLTTTQALAQLKSEMGHKDLATTMRYLTYWEGNPEKNMVPEVMTNILDGMTQQL; encoded by the coding sequence ATGACTAGTCAATATCATTTAATTGCAACCAGCAGCGACCTGAACATCGGGAATGTAAATACTTTTCCAAACGAAGATGGGGAGCTTTCATACTCCGTCGATAAAACAAACTCTTATAAAGGGGTAAGCTTGTTGTTTGATCCTGTCGGAAATCCAATTTTTGAAGTTAATGCTTTTATATTAAGTAGGAGAATCATTGAAGGGTTAAAGGACACTAAACCCAGCTCGTTTGCCATGTTGTCTTACTTTCGTTTTCTAGATGCAAACAATATTAAGTGGGATGAATCGAATCATCATCTGAAACGTTATCCAATTTTCCTTTTCAGAAATAATCTTGAGAACCAGATTGCAAAAGGAAATTATTCACGAGAAACAGCTAAAGCATTCCTGTCGGTTGTAAGACGCTTTTATATGTTTTGCTACCGTCACGGATACATTTCCGAATTGCCATTCGATATACAAGGTGTGACCAAATATGGACAAAACATTACTGATTGCTCGATCCGCGGAGGATATAGCGGAACAAAATTAAGACCATTGGATGATCTCGACATTAGCCATGTCAGGAAAAACTGGGAAAACAATGGGCTATCTTATGAATTTCGTTTAGCAGTTTCTCTCTCCATTACGACAGGGTTAAGAGCAGTAGAAATATCAGATATCAAAAGAGATCACTTTTGTATACCCAAAGGCTTTGACGGAAAAACATTAACAGGAATACGTATCGGGCCAAGTAATGACTGTAAGACGAAATATGATTTAAATCGTGAAATATCTATGCCCGTATGGTTGATGAAAGCTTTCAACAGTTATCATGAAACAAGTAGGTACAAAAACCGGGCAACACTGTTTTATCAAGCAACAGGTAGCACCAACATTCCCGCATTATTGACTAAATCAGGAAATCCATTTAACACACAGATGCTTAATGTCTTGTGGGGTAAGCTACGTAAAGCCATTCGTCAACATGACAACAAACATTTCTCTCATCGTTTGCATGATTTACGGGCAACTTTTGGTGCCAATAAACTAGAAACATTACTAAATCTTGGTTCGCTGACAACAACTCAAGCACTAGCCCAACTAAAAAGTGAGATGGGTCATAAAGATCTCGCTACAACCATGAGATACCTGACCTATTGGGAAGGCAATCCTGAAAAAAATATGGTTCCGGAAGTAATGACCAATATACTTGATGGTATGACACAGCAGTTATGA